A portion of the Parasteatoda tepidariorum isolate YZ-2023 chromosome 5, CAS_Ptep_4.0, whole genome shotgun sequence genome contains these proteins:
- the LOC107457107 gene encoding uncharacterized protein, translated as MERRSVTMEDVVKQHTKRCCETLEPLNLKNFNLYCEDRASQSNISHKIVELNKLGNTRFAFINGYKDYKRNFQALHGLKSSDKSDLHHMFKEELEKHMMQSSFLNHQRNVLSFYLTQLKDQCEKSSISDIESLLMKCLTVCNLIPPVSEINSCDEELEQYQNIASILRCCHQKNLNNSHIVTELLKMILNMHLLNSDDAGRIRHESYDNGFLQYVIHHAKNEGINLNDLLSQHSDKLNKVWDFYDQFSILNAMVNEDRERMLFLLRSGVQIFPQHEQMKSGHNFSDISQILTRPQLMILYIMEGILHKNMFDSGAIDTVTKEQRGCFEIICQRVPGTIFPTSHFMRALEDEHEHLLSRGIEIEDCENRRSKTTRLVRMYVNNFYDIPVACYTKIFINSQSVHNMQL; from the exons ATGGAAAGAAGATCTGTAACTATGGAAGACGTGGTGAAGCAACATACCAAAAGATGTTGTGAAACCTTGGAACCattgaacttaaaaaactttaacttgTATTGTGAAGATCGTGCAAGTCAGTCAAATATAAGTCATAAGATCGTAGAACTGAATAAACTGGGAAATACACGCTTTGCTTTTATAAATGGTTATAAAGATTATAAGCGAAACTTCCAGGCACTTCATGGACTCAAATCATCTGACAAATCTGATTTACATCATATGTTCAAAGAAGAGTTAGAAAAGCATATGATGCAGTCAAGTTTTCTTAACCACCAAAGAAATGttctcagtttttatttaactcaatTAAAAGACCAATGTGAGAAATCTAGCATCTCCGATATAGAATCTCTATTAATGAAATGCCTCACTGTCTGTAACCTGATACCACCTGTATCAGAAATTAATTCTTGTGATGAAGAGCTGGaacaatatcaaaatattgcatCAATTTTAAGATGTTGTCATCAGAAGAATTTGAACAATAGTCACATTGTTACTGAACTCTTGAAAATGATATTGAACATGCATTTACTGAATTCAGATGATGCTGGCCGCATCCGACATGAAAGTTATGACAACGGCTTTCTGCAATATGTGATTCATCATGCTAAAAATGAAGGAATCAATTTAAACGATCTTTTATCTCAGCATTCTGACAAACTGAACAAAGTATGGGATTTTTATGACCAGTTTTCGATTCTAAATGCTATGGTAAATGAAGATAGGGAGAGAATGCTTTTTCTCTTAAGATCTGGAGTGCAGATATTTCCTCAACATGAACAGATGAAAAGCGGTCACAACTTCTCTGACAT ATCCCAAATCTTGACTCGACCTCAACTCATGATTTTGTATATTATGGAAGGAATACTACATAAGAACATGTTTGATTCTGGAGCTATCGACACAGTTACAAAAGAGCAAAGAGggtgttttgaaattatatgtCAAAGAGTTCCAGGCACTATTTTTCCAACTTCACATTTCATGCGAGCACTTGAGGATGAGCATGAACATTTACTTTCACGTGGCATTGAAATAGAAGACTGTGAAAATAGGAGGAGCAAAACAACAAGATTAGTCAGAATGtacgttaataatttttatgatattccCGTAGCATGctacactaaaatatttatcaattcacAATCTGTACACAATATGCAGTTGTAA